TTATTTTTCACATTTCCCCTAGCGAGAGGAGAATAAGCTATAATTTTTATATTATTTTTTTCACAAAAAGGAATTATATCGCTTTCAGCACTCTTATTGTTAACACTATATTCTATCTCATTTGCGACTATCTCATACTTTCTAGTTAACGTTATAGCCTCACTTAGAAGTTTGACGTCAAAATTACTAACCCCAATACATCTAACAATACCTTGATCTACTAAATTTTCCATTGCCCTTATAGTCTCGTTTAAAGGTATAGAGGGATTTGGCCAATGAATTAAGTATAAATCTATATATTTGGTGTCAAGCCTCCTTAGACTCTCTTTAGCAGATTTGATCACGTCTTCGTATCTTAAGTGATTCGGCCATACCTTAGTTATAATAAAAATGTTCTCTCTATCAAATCCCTTAATAGCCTTTCCAACTAACTCTTCTGCATGTCCTCCTCCATACATTTCTGCGGTGTCAATTAAATTAATTCCATTATTTATAACATATTTTAGAATCTCAACATAATGTGAATCCCTCGAATAATCTGGAGTCCAAAATCCTCCACCCATCTTCCACGTTCCAAAACCTATTTGAGAAACGTTTTTATCACAAAGTTTCACTTACCTCACCTTATCTACTATTACTTGAATTACCGCTATCCTATTTTCCTTTCTCACTTTCTCTAAACCTCTTATCAACGCAGGCTCCACCTCATGAGGATCCTCAACTAACTCATAATATCCATGAAATGCCTCAACAGTCTTACCTATCTCAAACCTTGAAAACTCAGCTCCAGGATAATACTTCTTAACCTTAGCCAATCCCTCTGGAAATACCTCATCAACAGCTTCCGCAGAGGCAAGCCAACCACCATTATCATAAATTACAACCATAACTGGGTACTTATGAGCAATATAATAAAAAGCTTCAGGAACGCCGAAAATAAAAGAGCCATCCCCGGTAGTTACAATAACATCCCTCCCAGTAGCAATCCTATACCCAACCGAAGCTCCAAGAGCGAAACCAAGATAACCTATAGATAAATCGGAATAGTAAGAACCAAACTCATTTAACTCAGCATACCTAGGATTAAACTGATATTCATTAAAAATAGTTAAATTATAAGAGGAGGCAATCTTACCAACCTCATAAGACAAATACTTAGGATGAATAGGCCTCCTATCCATTAACCTCTTAACCTCAGCCCTCTTCTCCTCAATCTGCTTAGCTCTCAACTCCTTAACCTCACTTCCATCCTTAGGCCTTATGGAAATACTATTAAAGAAATTATCTGGAGTGGACTGAATACACAAATCACATCTAAAACCATAATAAGGTATATAAGAATAGGAAGGTTCAACATCAACCTTAATAACTGGAACGTCCAAATCAACCCTCTTAGGAAAATACGGAACCTCAGCCTCAACAACTAACAACATATCTGCACTCCTCAAATCAAACCTATCTAAAGCCATATTACCATTAGAAGGATAATTCAAAACCTCACCCGCATAATTCAAAACTGGTATATTATACCTATCAGCAAAATTACGTAAAGCGTCGAACCAACTCCTTCTCCTACCAGCCCTCCAAGTAATAATAACTGGCCTATCGGCCTTCTCAAGCATCTCCCTAGCCTTAGTTAGCTTCTCCAATGGAGGAGCAGGCTCATAATAATCCATGGGAATTCTCTTCAAATTACTAACCTCCTCAACACTAACTTCTCTAGGCAAAATAATGTAAACAGGCCCCCTAGGCTCACTTAACATAATCTGAAAGGCCCTAGCAATAGTAGCCGGAATTTGATCAGCTCTCCTTATTTCAAAATCATACTTAACATACTGTCTAACTAATTCACCTTGATCTCTAACCTCTTGAGTCCAATGAATCCTGAGGTTTCTACTAGCATTACTACCCCTCTCAGTATAAGGACTCCTACCAGCAATAACCAAAAGGGGAATCCTTGAGGTAAAAGAACTCATAATACCACCTAAGGCATTAGCAGTACCAGGTGTAGTGTGAACAGCAACAACACCTATCTTACCGCCTAACGAATAACCAATAGCAGCTGAAATTGCAGTAATCTCATGAGGGACTACCTCAAGATCTGGAAGGTTAGGGTCCTCAACCTTAGCCTCTATAAAGGAAGGATAATCAGTACCAGAGACAATAAATATCTTGTCAACACCATTCTCTTTAAGAAGACTTAAAATAGCCTTCCCACCATACATAATCAATAATAATCTTACAAGTATAAAATGGTAGTTTTATAATATAGAGAATTAACTTATCGAAATATTTCGTATTAAATTATTATTGTTTATACGATATTTATACCTTATCCTTGGCTTATATTAAATACTATGGAAAAACTAATATACTTTTAGTTCGAATTTTAAACTATGAATAAGAGTATTTATGAGGTAATAAAAGAAGATGAAGAATATCTCATGCAATCTTTTAAAAGATGGTATCCATTCGTAATTAGTCACGGAAAAGGAGCTATCGTATATGATATAGAAGGAAAGGAGTATATAGATTTCAACGCTGGTATTGGAGTATTAGCATTAGGACATGGAAATGAGAAAATAATTTCTGCAGTAAATGAGCAAA
The genomic region above belongs to Saccharolobus caldissimus and contains:
- a CDS encoding aldo/keto reductase, with the protein product MKLCDKNVSQIGFGTWKMGGGFWTPDYSRDSHYVEILKYVINNGINLIDTAEMYGGGHAEELVGKAIKGFDRENIFIITKVWPNHLRYEDVIKSAKESLRRLDTKYIDLYLIHWPNPSIPLNETIRAMENLVDQGIVRCIGVSNFDVKLLSEAITLTRKYEIVANEIEYSVNNKSAESDIIPFCEKNNIKIIAYSPLARGNVKNNKILEEIGRKYGKTAIQVALNYLIKRSIPIPKASTKDHVDEILGSLGWSLSDEDYERIRKL
- a CDS encoding thiamine pyrophosphate-requiring protein, producing the protein MYGGKAILSLLKENGVDKIFIVSGTDYPSFIEAKVEDPNLPDLEVVPHEITAISAAIGYSLGGKIGVVAVHTTPGTANALGGIMSSFTSRIPLLVIAGRSPYTERGSNASRNLRIHWTQEVRDQGELVRQYVKYDFEIRRADQIPATIARAFQIMLSEPRGPVYIILPREVSVEEVSNLKRIPMDYYEPAPPLEKLTKAREMLEKADRPVIITWRAGRRRSWFDALRNFADRYNIPVLNYAGEVLNYPSNGNMALDRFDLRSADMLLVVEAEVPYFPKRVDLDVPVIKVDVEPSYSYIPYYGFRCDLCIQSTPDNFFNSISIRPKDGSEVKELRAKQIEEKRAEVKRLMDRRPIHPKYLSYEVGKIASSYNLTIFNEYQFNPRYAELNEFGSYYSDLSIGYLGFALGASVGYRIATGRDVIVTTGDGSFIFGVPEAFYYIAHKYPVMVVIYDNGGWLASAEAVDEVFPEGLAKVKKYYPGAEFSRFEIGKTVEAFHGYYELVEDPHEVEPALIRGLEKVRKENRIAVIQVIVDKVR